In the Sediminibacter sp. Hel_I_10 genome, one interval contains:
- a CDS encoding serine hydrolase, whose protein sequence is MRNLTSIICLLSTFCLLNCSPDEPSIAQETPLELYYPPLDPNLEWDTKPIADLDWNQNELQPLLNFLEGKNTKGFLMLHRGKIVEGTEVYMNGHTANALWYWASAGKTLTTAVSGIAQDEGFLDINSKVSDYLGTGWTSAPLEKENLITCKNLLSMNSGLDDGLGDNVSAQNLHYLADPGSRWAYHNVYVKLQDVIAEATNQSFETYFTDKLKNRIGMNGAWIPSNDFSVYFSNTRSMARFGLLVSAKGVWENDQIISEAFMTDATNTSQQINKAYGYLWWLNGKATYHLPQSQFEFQGELIPNAPSDMYCALGRDDQKLYIVPSKNLVIVRMGEAADGANFALSNFDNELWSYINALTN, encoded by the coding sequence ATGAGAAATCTAACGTCTATCATTTGTTTGCTCAGTACGTTCTGCCTGTTAAATTGTTCTCCTGATGAGCCTAGTATCGCTCAGGAAACGCCACTTGAATTATATTATCCGCCACTTGATCCTAATTTGGAATGGGACACAAAACCCATAGCAGATCTGGATTGGAACCAAAACGAACTGCAGCCCCTACTAAATTTCTTAGAGGGAAAAAACACCAAAGGATTTTTAATGCTGCACCGTGGTAAAATCGTTGAAGGGACTGAAGTTTATATGAATGGACATACAGCAAATGCATTGTGGTATTGGGCAAGTGCAGGTAAAACATTGACCACAGCAGTTTCAGGAATTGCACAAGATGAAGGGTTTTTGGATATTAACTCTAAAGTGTCTGATTATTTAGGAACGGGATGGACAAGTGCGCCATTAGAAAAGGAAAATCTCATTACTTGCAAAAATTTATTGTCCATGAATTCTGGATTAGATGATGGGTTAGGAGACAATGTGTCTGCTCAAAACCTTCATTATCTTGCCGATCCCGGCTCGCGTTGGGCTTATCATAATGTTTATGTCAAATTACAGGATGTTATTGCAGAGGCTACTAACCAGTCTTTTGAAACTTATTTTACTGATAAATTAAAAAATAGAATTGGTATGAATGGCGCATGGATTCCAAGCAATGATTTTAGCGTCTATTTTAGTAATACTCGCAGTATGGCACGTTTCGGATTGCTTGTTTCTGCCAAGGGTGTTTGGGAAAATGATCAGATCATTTCCGAAGCATTTATGACCGATGCTACAAATACCTCCCAACAAATCAATAAGGCTTATGGCTATCTCTGGTGGCTTAATGGCAAAGCAACGTATCATTTACCTCAGAGTCAATTTGAGTTTCAAGGGGAGCTTATCCCTAATGCTCCTAGTGACATGTACTGTGCTTTAGGCAGAGATGATCAAAAACTATACATCGTGCCTAGTAAAAATCTTGTGATTGTTAGAATGGGGGAAGCAGCCGATGGTGCAAACTTTGCATTATCTAACTTTGATAATGAACTTTGGTCTTACATTAATGCCTTGACCAATTAA
- a CDS encoding fumarylacetoacetate hydrolase family protein, with protein sequence MKLICIGRNYTDHIKELENERPTDPVVFLKPDTAILLKKQPFFIPDFSDDVHHEVEILVKIKKVGKHIDKKFAKNYYDEIGLGIDFTARDLQAQLKAKGLPWEKAKGFDGAAVIGDWLPKSEFTDMNKIDFSLERNGTIVQQGNTSLMLWKIDEIIEYVSKYFTLKIGDIIFTGTPSGVGKVNINDSLTGFIENKQMFSIRVK encoded by the coding sequence ATGAAACTCATTTGCATCGGTCGTAATTATACAGATCACATTAAAGAGCTCGAGAATGAAAGACCAACAGATCCGGTGGTTTTTCTCAAACCAGATACGGCCATACTTCTTAAAAAGCAGCCTTTTTTTATTCCAGATTTTTCAGATGATGTACACCATGAGGTTGAAATTTTGGTTAAGATCAAAAAAGTAGGAAAGCACATTGATAAAAAATTTGCAAAAAACTATTACGATGAAATTGGTTTGGGTATTGATTTTACGGCACGCGATTTACAGGCGCAATTAAAAGCAAAAGGATTGCCTTGGGAAAAAGCTAAAGGTTTTGATGGCGCTGCGGTGATTGGCGATTGGCTTCCAAAGTCTGAATTTACTGACATGAACAAGATTGATTTTAGTTTAGAACGAAACGGAACTATTGTTCAACAAGGCAATACTAGCCTAATGCTGTGGAAGATTGATGAAATTATCGAATATGTTTCAAAATATTTTACTTTAAAGATTGGAGACATTATCTTTACGGGCACGCCGTCTGGTGTTGGCAAAGTGAATATAAATGATAGCCTGACGGGGTTTATAGAAAACAAACAGATGTTTTCAATTAGAGTTAAATAA
- the rpmB gene encoding 50S ribosomal protein L28, which produces MSRVCELTGKKAMVGNNVSHAMNKTKRKFDANLIKKRFYIPEEDKWITLKVSTSALKTINKIGISAALKEARAKGFFK; this is translated from the coding sequence ATGTCAAGAGTTTGTGAACTTACAGGGAAGAAAGCGATGGTTGGAAACAACGTATCGCATGCAATGAATAAAACAAAGCGTAAATTTGATGCCAATTTAATCAAAAAACGTTTTTATATTCCTGAAGAAGATAAATGGATTACGCTAAAGGTATCAACCTCTGCGTTGAAAACCATCAACAAAATTGGCATCTCTGCCGCTCTAAAAGAAGCAAGAGCTAAAGGATTTTTTAAGTAA
- a CDS encoding competence/damage-inducible protein A: MLAEIITIGDEILIGQIVDSNSAFIAKELSKIGVSVYQITSVQDDRDHILKAFKEAESNANIIIITGGLGPTKDDITKKTIAHYFDDTLEENVSVRQNIEHLWEHHVKKPLMQVNIDQALVPSKCEVLMNKFGSAPGMWLEKDKNVFISLPGVPYEMKALITDEVIPRLIERFQFPFIQHKTFLTYGMGESSLAERIEDFENELPAFIKLAYLPSLGRVRLRLSAKGMDRKAIEAEMQHQTQLLLPQIQDIFAGFEEDISIEAVIGKMLTELNNTVATAESCTGGMIAERFTANPGASNYFKGSVVAYTRESKVNVLQVSEVIIKDHSVVSKEVAEAMAINAAKLFNTDYAIATTGNAGPTLDETEEDLGIVFIAIATPNGVFSERFSFGNHRVKVINKAATKAFEMLHKEILKK; this comes from the coding sequence ATGCTTGCAGAAATTATTACCATTGGTGATGAAATTCTCATTGGTCAGATTGTAGATTCCAATTCGGCTTTTATAGCCAAGGAACTCAGCAAAATTGGGGTTTCCGTATATCAAATTACTTCGGTACAAGATGATAGAGATCACATTCTTAAAGCTTTTAAAGAAGCCGAAAGCAATGCCAATATCATCATTATCACAGGTGGATTAGGACCCACGAAGGACGATATCACCAAAAAAACCATTGCCCATTATTTTGACGATACCTTAGAAGAAAATGTTTCTGTAAGACAAAACATTGAACATCTTTGGGAGCATCATGTCAAAAAACCATTGATGCAGGTCAATATAGATCAAGCATTGGTGCCTTCTAAGTGCGAAGTTTTGATGAACAAGTTTGGAAGTGCTCCCGGGATGTGGCTTGAAAAGGATAAAAATGTCTTTATTTCGTTACCAGGAGTCCCCTACGAAATGAAGGCCCTGATTACAGATGAAGTGATCCCCAGATTAATAGAGCGCTTTCAGTTTCCTTTTATTCAGCATAAAACGTTTTTGACCTACGGTATGGGAGAAAGCAGCTTAGCTGAGCGTATAGAAGACTTTGAAAACGAACTTCCTGCGTTTATCAAATTGGCATATTTACCAAGTTTAGGCCGTGTACGTTTAAGACTATCTGCCAAAGGTATGGACCGAAAGGCAATTGAGGCCGAAATGCAACATCAAACACAACTCCTACTGCCACAAATACAAGATATTTTTGCAGGATTTGAAGAAGATATATCCATTGAGGCCGTTATAGGCAAGATGCTTACCGAGTTAAACAACACTGTAGCAACTGCCGAAAGCTGTACAGGAGGCATGATTGCCGAGCGTTTTACAGCAAATCCAGGCGCCTCAAACTATTTTAAGGGTAGCGTTGTAGCGTACACAAGAGAGAGCAAGGTCAACGTCCTTCAAGTTTCCGAAGTAATTATAAAAGACCATTCGGTAGTGAGCAAGGAGGTTGCAGAAGCCATGGCCATTAATGCTGCTAAACTATTCAATACCGATTATGCCATCGCCACCACAGGCAATGCAGGACCCACATTAGACGAGACCGAAGAAGATTTAGGAATTGTCTTTATTGCCATTGCCACTCCCAACGGTGTCTTTTCAGAACGATTTAGCTTTGGTAATCATAGAGTTAAGGTCATTAATAAAGCAGCGACAAAGGCCTTTGAAATGCTCCATAAAGAAATTTTAAAAAAGTGA
- the rpmG gene encoding 50S ribosomal protein L33, which translates to MAKRGNRIQVILECTEHKESGQPGTSRYITTKNKKNTPERMEIKKFNPILKRMTVHKEIK; encoded by the coding sequence ATGGCAAAAAGAGGAAATAGAATACAGGTAATTTTGGAGTGTACCGAACATAAAGAGTCTGGACAACCAGGAACTTCACGTTACATTACTACAAAGAACAAGAAGAACACGCCAGAAAGAATGGAGATTAAGAAATTTAATCCTATCTTAAAGCGTATGACTGTTCACAAAGAGATTAAATAA
- a CDS encoding DUF4295 domain-containing protein yields MAKKSVASLQTGSKRLTKAIKMVKSPKTGAYMFVESVMAPEFVDDFLKRK; encoded by the coding sequence ATGGCAAAGAAATCAGTAGCATCATTACAAACAGGATCAAAAAGACTTACTAAAGCTATCAAAATGGTAAAATCACCTAAAACTGGTGCTTACATGTTTGTTGAGTCGGTAATGGCACCAGAGTTTGTCGATGATTTTTTAAAAAGAAAATAA
- the ftsY gene encoding signal recognition particle-docking protein FtsY, whose protein sequence is MSFFKKIFSSEKKETLDKGLEKSKTSFFTKFNKAVAGKTKVDDDVLDNLEEILVTSDVGVNTTLKVITRIEDRVAKDKYLGTSELNKILREEIAGLLSETNSGEETQFSIPTLANNAADGTKTPYVLMVVGVNGVGKTTTIGKLAYQFKKKGLKVVLGAADTFRAAAIDQLQVWADRVDVPMIRQDMGSDPASVAFDALKSGVKLEADVIIIDTAGRLHNKVNLMNELSKVKRVMQKVVGDAPHDVLLVLDGSTGQNAFEQAKQFTAATEVTSLAVTKLDGTAKGGVVIGISDQFKIPVKYIGVGEGIEDLQVFNKYEFVDSFFK, encoded by the coding sequence ATGAGTTTTTTTAAAAAAATATTTTCTTCGGAAAAAAAAGAGACCTTAGACAAAGGACTTGAAAAGTCCAAAACGTCCTTCTTTACTAAATTTAATAAAGCGGTTGCCGGAAAAACTAAAGTTGATGATGACGTTCTGGATAATCTTGAAGAAATTTTAGTCACGAGTGACGTTGGCGTAAACACGACTTTAAAAGTTATCACACGTATTGAAGATCGTGTTGCCAAGGACAAATACTTAGGTACGTCAGAACTTAATAAAATTTTAAGAGAGGAGATTGCCGGTCTGCTTTCTGAGACAAATTCTGGAGAAGAAACTCAATTCTCTATACCCACCTTAGCAAATAATGCTGCCGATGGCACTAAAACGCCCTACGTTTTAATGGTTGTTGGCGTTAATGGTGTTGGCAAAACAACGACTATAGGTAAACTCGCCTATCAATTTAAAAAGAAAGGCCTTAAAGTGGTTCTAGGCGCTGCAGACACCTTTAGAGCTGCTGCAATTGACCAATTACAGGTTTGGGCAGACCGCGTTGATGTGCCAATGATTCGCCAAGATATGGGAAGTGATCCAGCCAGTGTTGCCTTTGATGCTCTAAAATCTGGAGTAAAACTAGAAGCCGATGTGATCATTATTGATACGGCAGGACGTTTACACAACAAGGTCAATTTAATGAACGAGTTGAGCAAAGTAAAACGAGTGATGCAAAAAGTAGTTGGCGATGCGCCACACGATGTGCTCCTGGTATTAGACGGTTCTACAGGTCAAAATGCTTTTGAACAAGCCAAACAATTTACAGCCGCAACCGAAGTCACCTCCTTGGCCGTTACAAAATTAGATGGTACCGCTAAAGGTGGCGTTGTTATAGGAATTAGTGATCAATTTAAAATTCCTGTTAAATACATTGGCGTTGGCGAAGGCATTGAAGATTTACAAGTATTTAATAAATATGAGTTTGTAGATTCTTTTTTCAAATAG
- a CDS encoding amidase family protein — MRTLFFLAVLTLLGCKNSEENTKTSKNQSTADTSAVSTKDFREFKILDSKYINPNELWEALNDEMSDFSVEKYESLKPLILEQDIPTLQKHISEGKLSYEVLTKFYLYRIKTFDRNNELSLNSVISVNPNVINEAIQKDKEAPNKQDKHPIFGMPILLKDNINTAAMPTSAGAVALQKNNTNDAFITKQLVNNGALILGKANLSEWAYFFCGDCPSGYSAVGGQTLNPYGRKTIDTGGSSSGSGVAVAANFCAAAVGSETAGSILSPASQNSVVGLKPTIGLLSRTGIVPISSTLDTPGPITRTVIDNAIVLDAMKGYDAADFKSIEQNLTVKNYYEDLSKGDLKGKRFGAFKELMTDTLYANALNVLKAQGAEVIVISEEKVDLPDFLRLLNLDMKVDLANYFSEYADDELKFNSLEDIMLYNETDSLNIMPYGQNLFIGVAEDSATKEEFDAIKNVLKSNGKRFFDVPFKAQNLDGIISINNYHAAEAAVAEYPALTVPMGYNSQGVPEGLTFITTPESEKSLLQWGYAYEEASNMRELPKNYN, encoded by the coding sequence ATGAGAACGTTATTTTTCTTGGCCGTATTAACGCTGCTTGGCTGTAAGAATTCCGAAGAAAATACCAAGACTTCAAAAAATCAAAGTACCGCAGATACTAGTGCGGTATCTACTAAGGATTTTCGCGAATTCAAGATATTAGATTCAAAATACATAAATCCCAATGAGCTTTGGGAAGCGCTTAACGATGAGATGAGTGATTTTTCTGTAGAAAAATATGAATCCTTAAAACCGCTAATCCTCGAGCAAGACATCCCTACTCTTCAAAAGCATATTTCCGAAGGGAAATTAAGCTATGAGGTCTTGACCAAATTTTATTTGTATCGCATTAAAACCTTCGATAGAAACAACGAATTGTCCTTAAATTCTGTGATTTCTGTCAATCCTAACGTGATTAATGAGGCCATTCAAAAAGACAAAGAGGCCCCAAACAAACAAGACAAACATCCTATTTTTGGAATGCCCATTTTGCTTAAAGATAATATCAACACTGCTGCAATGCCAACTTCAGCTGGTGCTGTCGCACTTCAAAAAAATAATACAAATGACGCTTTTATTACTAAACAGCTGGTTAATAACGGAGCTCTTATTCTAGGAAAAGCGAATTTGAGTGAATGGGCCTATTTTTTCTGTGGCGATTGTCCTAGCGGTTATAGTGCTGTTGGCGGACAAACCCTAAATCCTTACGGTCGAAAAACAATAGATACTGGTGGTTCTAGCTCAGGAAGCGGTGTGGCCGTAGCAGCCAATTTTTGTGCTGCAGCTGTAGGTAGTGAAACTGCGGGCTCTATACTTTCTCCTGCTAGTCAAAATTCTGTAGTGGGACTCAAACCAACAATCGGGCTTTTAAGCCGAACTGGCATTGTTCCCATCTCTTCAACCTTAGATACCCCTGGCCCAATTACAAGAACAGTCATTGATAACGCCATCGTGCTTGATGCAATGAAGGGTTACGATGCAGCAGATTTTAAGTCTATTGAACAGAATTTGACCGTTAAAAACTATTATGAAGATCTCTCTAAAGGAGACCTCAAAGGAAAACGTTTTGGTGCCTTTAAAGAATTAATGACAGATACCCTTTACGCTAATGCACTGAATGTGCTTAAAGCCCAAGGCGCCGAAGTGATAGTGATTTCCGAAGAAAAAGTAGATTTGCCTGATTTTTTGAGATTATTGAATCTCGACATGAAAGTGGATCTGGCCAATTACTTTTCAGAATATGCTGATGATGAACTCAAGTTCAACTCGCTAGAAGACATCATGCTCTATAATGAAACAGATAGTTTAAATATTATGCCCTACGGTCAAAATCTTTTTATAGGTGTTGCTGAGGATTCTGCCACAAAAGAAGAATTTGATGCCATAAAGAACGTTTTAAAATCTAACGGAAAACGCTTTTTTGATGTTCCGTTCAAGGCTCAAAATCTTGACGGTATTATTTCTATTAACAACTATCATGCTGCTGAAGCTGCCGTGGCGGAGTATCCAGCCTTAACCGTGCCTATGGGCTATAACTCCCAAGGTGTACCCGAGGGACTTACTTTTATAACAACACCAGAAAGTGAAAAATCACTCTTACAGTGGGGTTATGCTTATGAAGAGGCTTCAAATATGAGAGAGTTACCTAAAAATTACAATTAA